CCCGCCATGCCCGTGTCGTCGTCGCGCAGCACCGGGTCCGTCAGGCCGCGCAGGGGGATGCCCATGGCGAACAGGCTGAGGATGCTGGTGACCATCAGGATGGTGAAGGGCGCGTCCATATGCACGCCGCTGCTGCGCCCGCCGATCTGGATCTGGTCCACCGTGGTGGCCAGGAAGGTCAGCAGGAAAAACAGGGCGAAGTTGATCAGCAGGGCTGGTTGGCGCAGCTGATAGCGCAGCTCGAACCAGGCGATGCGGGCGAATAGGCGCGGCGCGGTCATGGGGCGACCTGTCCGTTATGGGGGGATGGAAACGGCGGGGATGCGGTGTCAGGCCGCCAGCACGGCGGGATGCCGGCGCTGGTACAGGGCCGCGAAGTACACGTCCTCCAGGTCGCCGGGCACGGCCTCGAATCCGTCGCCGGGCGGGGTGTCGGACAGGACGTGCAGCACGCTGCGCCCGGCCACCAGCCGCGTGGCGATGACCTGATGGGCCTGGCGGTGGGCGTCCACGTCGGTCTTGGGCACCACCTTGCGCCAGACGCGGCCGCGCATGCCGTCGATCAGGGCCGCCGGTTCCCCCTGGGCCACGATCTCCCCGCCCTCGATGATGGCCATGCGCGGGCACAGGTCGGCGACGTCATCGACGATGTGGGTGGACAGGATGACCACCACGTTCTCGCCGATTTCCGACAGCAGGCCGTGGAAGCGGTTGCGCTCTTCCGGGTCCAGGCCGGCGGTGGGCTCATCCACGATGATCAGGCGCGGGTCGCCCAGCAGCGCCTGGGCGATGCCGAAACGCTGGCGCATGCCGCCGGAAAAGCCCGACAATGCCTTTTTACGCACATCATACAGGTTGGTCTGGTGCAGCAAGGCCGCCACCTGTTCCCGCCGTTGCGCCGTGTCAGCAACGCCCTTCAACACCGCCAGATGGTCCAGCATGTCTTCCGCCGAGACGCGGGGATAGACGCCGAATTCCTGCGGCAGGTAGCCCAGCGCCTGGCGCAGGCGCTGCGGTTCCTTCAGCACGTCGATGCCGTCGAAGGCGATGCGGCCGGCTGTCGGCTGCTGCAGCGTGGCGATGGTCCGCATCAGGGTGGACTTGCCGGCGCCATTGGGGCCCAGCAGCCCGAACATGCCGCGCGGGATATCCAAGGTCAGCCCCCGCAACGCCTGCACGCCGTTGGCGTAGGTGTGTGTCAGGCCCTCTATCTGCAACATCGATTCTATTCCCCGTCCGGCGTCCTTTTTTCGGTGCGCGCCGTTATCGTATTGCGCGCATTCGTTTAATCAACGCCATTATGGGGCGATGGCGTGGGGCCACTCGTGGGCCGGCGTCTTAAAGACCCGGCAGCATGTCG
The DNA window shown above is from Azospirillaceae bacterium and carries:
- a CDS encoding ABC transporter ATP-binding protein, with amino-acid sequence MLQIEGLTHTYANGVQALRGLTLDIPRGMFGLLGPNGAGKSTLMRTIATLQQPTAGRIAFDGIDVLKEPQRLRQALGYLPQEFGVYPRVSAEDMLDHLAVLKGVADTAQRREQVAALLHQTNLYDVRKKALSGFSGGMRQRFGIAQALLGDPRLIIVDEPTAGLDPEERNRFHGLLSEIGENVVVILSTHIVDDVADLCPRMAIIEGGEIVAQGEPAALIDGMRGRVWRKVVPKTDVDAHRQAHQVIATRLVAGRSVLHVLSDTPPGDGFEAVPGDLEDVYFAALYQRRHPAVLAA